The following are from one region of the Halobacteriovorax vibrionivorans genome:
- a CDS encoding MarR family winged helix-turn-helix transcriptional regulator, whose protein sequence is MKNVSAIGSLLKRIYRIYSNHILSYLQDKGFTDLRPSFLEILIYTCENEGPTIKEIGAACGLKKQTMTSHLNELQKRGYIIRKSSEVDKREQRVYLTEYGEKFKFSLYDVLELIENNYSRRIGEVELERILSTLDNMHDKLNNVERDTLESRIQLNLSLDF, encoded by the coding sequence ATGAAAAACGTTTCAGCAATTGGTAGTCTCCTTAAGAGAATCTATCGCATTTATAGTAATCATATTTTATCTTATCTTCAGGATAAGGGTTTTACTGATCTAAGACCTAGTTTCCTCGAGATTCTTATTTATACATGTGAAAATGAAGGCCCAACAATTAAAGAGATTGGTGCAGCTTGTGGTTTAAAGAAACAAACTATGACAAGCCATCTCAATGAATTACAAAAACGTGGCTACATTATTCGCAAGTCTTCAGAAGTTGATAAGCGTGAGCAAAGAGTTTATCTGACGGAGTACGGTGAGAAATTTAAGTTTTCACTTTATGACGTATTAGAGCTAATCGAGAATAATTATTCAAGACGTATTGGTGAAGTTGAACTTGAGCGAATTTTATCGACTCTCGATAATATGCACGACAAGCTTAATAACGTGGAAAGAGATACACTTGAATCTCGTATTCAATTAAATCTTTCTCTCGATTTCTAG
- a CDS encoding phospholipase D-like domain-containing protein, producing MKKLIILALFASNIFAGTSFWALFSPHQGEEAFNQIYQAIENSKSKVWLTVYSWSDSTVAKNLEVACLSGVDVKVVLHPALRRKSRVIDYATAIEDAGCGVKVSVKNMHEKFSIVDDVWAFNSSANLSGGAKSRYSENFIFNNDTSPEGRLVIKTLNREFKFLWNSSKDLYTNKDAKEDNQPALDLVDLTNNPDAQENPSFVSSSMNFKYSEYSKTTKSYKSGRYYRVSSRKVNKKRTWFVRDAMLKLINEAQENILVNVNHLVIEEVSDALIEAVKRGVDVRIVADNQEYKSGTSSKEMVPNFVNDWLELEGNEGKVPPVRIKYYSHAPSPRHWALNHHKYMIFDYNEDDFSKTKLMSGSYNISETAEHSQYDNMFTYSGETFSNLFEDFKGEFDNLWGLNRDENDRPTKEAWDRVAKPYNGRIYLHTKMPVSLTWPEIEEVRSAVYQAAPTFFRDAYRKRDCYFFDIEKQVFSGCPR from the coding sequence ATGAAAAAGCTAATTATCCTTGCACTTTTCGCCTCGAATATCTTTGCAGGTACAAGCTTCTGGGCCCTTTTCTCACCTCATCAAGGTGAAGAAGCCTTTAATCAAATTTATCAGGCCATTGAAAACTCTAAGAGTAAGGTTTGGCTAACAGTCTATAGTTGGTCTGACTCAACTGTTGCAAAAAACCTAGAAGTTGCTTGTCTTTCTGGTGTTGATGTAAAAGTCGTTCTCCATCCGGCCCTTAGACGAAAGTCGAGAGTAATTGATTACGCAACGGCAATTGAAGATGCTGGTTGTGGTGTAAAAGTTTCAGTTAAAAATATGCATGAAAAGTTTTCTATTGTTGATGATGTATGGGCCTTCAACTCAAGTGCCAATCTTTCAGGTGGAGCCAAGTCACGTTATTCTGAAAACTTTATTTTCAATAATGACACAAGTCCAGAAGGACGCCTTGTTATCAAAACATTAAATCGTGAATTCAAATTCCTTTGGAACTCTTCAAAAGATCTTTATACAAATAAAGATGCAAAGGAAGATAATCAACCAGCTCTTGATTTAGTTGATCTAACAAATAATCCTGATGCACAGGAGAATCCTAGCTTTGTTTCAAGTTCTATGAACTTTAAATATAGCGAATATAGCAAGACAACAAAGAGCTACAAAAGTGGACGCTATTACCGTGTCTCTTCAAGAAAGGTTAATAAAAAGAGAACGTGGTTTGTTCGCGATGCTATGCTGAAGCTTATTAATGAAGCTCAAGAAAATATTCTTGTAAACGTAAACCACCTTGTCATTGAAGAAGTTTCAGATGCTTTAATTGAAGCAGTAAAGCGTGGAGTTGATGTAAGGATTGTCGCTGATAACCAGGAATATAAAAGTGGAACAAGCTCAAAAGAGATGGTTCCAAATTTTGTCAATGATTGGTTAGAGCTTGAAGGTAACGAAGGTAAGGTTCCACCAGTAAGAATTAAGTACTATTCTCACGCTCCTTCTCCAAGGCATTGGGCCTTAAACCACCACAAGTATATGATCTTTGATTATAACGAAGATGACTTCTCTAAGACAAAATTAATGAGTGGATCATATAATATATCTGAAACTGCTGAGCATTCTCAGTATGACAATATGTTCACTTACTCTGGAGAAACTTTCTCAAATCTCTTTGAAGACTTTAAAGGTGAATTTGATAATCTTTGGGGACTTAACCGCGACGAAAACGATAGGCCAACAAAAGAAGCTTGGGACCGTGTAGCAAAACCATATAATGGGCGTATCTATCTTCATACAAAAATGCCAGTGTCACTGACTTGGCCAGAAATTGAAGAAGTTCGTAGCGCTGTCTACCAAGCAGCACCTACGTTCTTCCGTGATGCTTACCGTAAAAGAGATTGTTACTTCTTTGATATCGAGAAACAAGTCTTCTCTGGTTGCCCTCGCTAG
- a CDS encoding rhodanese-like domain-containing protein: MDLKYFQMLDFINTRLTNIERNLAKVDEKLDFSVALQRNHLIRVKNGEFIDDNMILMGLPYNDLSPRRALEIYEDKDMDYILLDITSKGYDKPIELEGAIHIPYEELDHRYVEITNKTTPILVISEDGLKSIQACEKLVKKGFFNVNNISGGYKFWPANQGSVVLKVA; encoded by the coding sequence GTGGATTTAAAATACTTTCAAATGCTAGATTTTATCAATACAAGGCTTACTAATATTGAACGTAACCTTGCAAAGGTAGATGAGAAACTAGATTTCTCAGTTGCATTACAAAGAAATCACTTAATTCGTGTCAAAAATGGTGAATTCATTGATGATAATATGATCTTAATGGGACTTCCATATAACGATCTCTCACCTCGTCGTGCACTTGAAATTTATGAAGATAAGGATATGGATTATATTCTTCTTGATATCACTTCTAAAGGTTATGACAAACCAATTGAATTAGAAGGTGCAATTCACATTCCTTACGAAGAATTAGATCACCGCTATGTTGAGATCACAAACAAAACAACACCAATTCTCGTTATTAGTGAAGACGGCCTTAAGTCAATTCAAGCTTGTGAAAAGCTAGTTAAGAAAGGATTCTTCAACGTTAATAACATCTCTGGTGGCTATAAGTTTTGGCCAGCAAATCAGGGTTCTGTTGTTTTGAAAGTTGCCTAA
- a CDS encoding DUF350 domain-containing protein has product MNELYDKLIIRVIFALLICFIVYIYKQAHLILYPSIKHQILKKFAPSKNSTDTIHLFGRIIGIGIIYSNIVINVSDGVYFALGQLFLESIMVIILYLASLYILESIVLYNFEYADEVLRRKNYAYAIICFSHSISLAYILKTVIKVSNSSLIMTVFLWLFAIVLIGFCSKTFQIISKLSFNRLLVQKSLAVAISYMGFILGLCIIISSALDHSLQDIKWYTIQVILKILLSIIIIPIIRKGLIWVFSIQDDLQVKKDETEEKKLNVELGYGIYEGAILFTSCFLTTVITGNIYYGNFYPLF; this is encoded by the coding sequence ATGAATGAGCTTTATGATAAATTAATTATTCGAGTTATATTTGCGCTCCTTATTTGCTTTATTGTTTATATTTATAAGCAAGCGCACCTTATTCTCTATCCTTCAATAAAGCATCAAATTCTTAAGAAATTTGCTCCATCTAAAAATTCAACAGATACTATACATCTCTTTGGTCGAATCATCGGTATTGGAATTATCTATTCAAATATTGTCATTAATGTATCTGATGGAGTTTACTTCGCTCTTGGACAATTATTTCTTGAATCGATTATGGTCATCATTCTCTACCTTGCTTCTCTATATATTTTAGAGAGTATTGTTTTGTACAACTTTGAATACGCAGATGAAGTTTTAAGGCGTAAGAACTATGCTTATGCGATCATTTGTTTTTCTCATTCTATTTCATTAGCCTATATTCTAAAGACTGTAATTAAGGTTTCAAATAGTTCTCTTATTATGACCGTTTTTCTCTGGCTATTTGCCATTGTTCTCATCGGCTTTTGTTCAAAGACATTTCAGATCATATCCAAGCTCTCGTTTAATCGACTGCTAGTTCAAAAAAGCTTGGCGGTTGCAATTTCTTATATGGGCTTTATTTTAGGCTTATGCATTATTATATCTTCAGCATTAGACCATTCATTACAAGATATTAAATGGTATACGATTCAGGTAATCTTAAAAATTCTACTTTCTATTATCATTATTCCAATTATTAGAAAGGGCCTTATTTGGGTCTTCTCAATTCAAGATGACCTTCAGGTTAAGAAAGATGAAACAGAAGAGAAAAAACTGAATGTTGAACTCGGTTATGGAATTTATGAGGGTGCGATTCTCTTCACATCATGCTTCTTAACAACGGTTATCACTGGGAATATCTATTACGGAAATTTTTACCCGCTCTTCTAG
- a CDS encoding single-stranded DNA-binding protein, producing the protein MSVNKVILVGRLGQDPELKYTPSGMAVCNFSLATGESWTDKNGQKQERTEWHRVVVWGKLAELCGQYLAKGRQAYLEGQLQTRSWEDKDGNKRYTTEINARTVQFLGGNASAGQGASMGQQNNNNSFNQEPKQQDDMNQGYDISSNASFTADDIPF; encoded by the coding sequence ATGAGTGTAAACAAGGTTATCTTAGTAGGACGTTTAGGACAAGATCCTGAGCTTAAGTACACGCCATCTGGAATGGCTGTTTGTAATTTCTCACTTGCAACAGGTGAGTCTTGGACAGACAAGAATGGACAAAAACAAGAAAGAACTGAATGGCACAGAGTTGTTGTTTGGGGAAAACTAGCTGAATTATGTGGTCAATACCTAGCAAAAGGTCGCCAAGCTTATCTTGAAGGTCAACTTCAAACAAGATCTTGGGAAGACAAAGATGGTAACAAGAGATACACAACTGAGATCAACGCTAGAACTGTACAATTCCTAGGTGGAAACGCAAGTGCAGGTCAAGGCGCTTCAATGGGTCAGCAAAATAATAACAACTCTTTTAACCAAGAGCCAAAGCAGCAAGATGATATGAACCAAGGTTATGATATCTCATCAAATGCTTCATTCACTGCTGATGACATCCCATTTTAG
- a CDS encoding HD domain-containing protein: MEVRDPVHGSIHILKEEEPIIRADFFQRLRNIKQLGFSEYIFPGATHTRFIHSIGVMRVGEMSFDRLFKGVELTKEHLRIKETFKLACLLHDIGHAPLSHSTEVVMPKLKDLKIPKEYLVARDLNSDRQATHEDYTIKAIADSSLAHSLREVEKTFGVERKYIADLIRGETSDHEYFTINGISYFPLLHQLVSSELDCDRMDYLLRDSYFCGVSYGSYDLDWLLDNLEPAIIDGKASLGISERAVITFDDFLLSRYHMFIMVYFHYRAVCLEKLLQRYFKTSPYEYLIPADIEKYIEHDDYHLMKVLRHSNNPYAKAIVNNQTPEKIFESFNSSQLKTLEEVQKYLESLNIEVIRSSSTGRLSKYYAADKPNNNEYTMKVVRNSKMGGRTEYFDINEATDLFHKFQKSHAINRLHCDLGMLSKANLDEINKIISAN; this comes from the coding sequence ATGGAAGTTAGAGACCCGGTACATGGATCAATCCATATTTTAAAAGAAGAAGAACCAATTATTCGTGCAGACTTTTTTCAACGTCTTCGCAATATTAAACAACTTGGCTTTTCTGAATATATTTTTCCAGGTGCCACTCATACTCGCTTCATTCACTCAATCGGTGTAATGAGAGTTGGAGAGATGTCATTTGACCGTCTTTTCAAAGGTGTCGAACTCACAAAAGAACATTTAAGAATCAAAGAAACTTTTAAGCTAGCATGTCTTCTACATGATATTGGACATGCACCTTTAAGTCACTCAACAGAAGTTGTGATGCCAAAGCTTAAAGACCTAAAGATTCCAAAAGAATACCTTGTTGCAAGAGACCTTAATAGTGATCGTCAAGCAACACACGAAGACTACACTATCAAGGCCATTGCTGATAGTTCTCTTGCACATAGTTTAAGAGAAGTTGAGAAAACATTTGGCGTTGAAAGAAAGTATATAGCAGACTTAATTCGCGGAGAAACAAGCGACCACGAATATTTCACAATAAATGGTATTAGCTACTTCCCACTTCTACATCAACTTGTTTCAAGTGAACTTGATTGTGACCGAATGGACTACCTTTTAAGAGATAGCTACTTCTGCGGAGTTAGCTACGGTTCCTACGATCTTGACTGGTTACTTGATAATCTCGAACCAGCTATTATCGATGGAAAAGCAAGCTTAGGTATTTCGGAAAGAGCAGTTATCACATTTGATGACTTCTTACTAAGCCGCTACCACATGTTTATTATGGTTTACTTCCACTACCGCGCTGTTTGTCTTGAAAAGCTTCTACAAAGATATTTTAAAACTTCACCATATGAGTATTTAATCCCTGCTGATATTGAAAAATATATTGAACACGATGATTACCATCTAATGAAGGTTCTTCGTCATTCAAACAATCCTTACGCGAAGGCCATTGTTAACAACCAAACTCCAGAAAAGATTTTTGAATCCTTTAATAGTTCACAACTAAAGACATTAGAGGAAGTTCAAAAGTACTTAGAATCCTTAAATATTGAAGTCATCCGCTCTTCTTCAACTGGACGTCTATCGAAGTATTATGCAGCAGATAAGCCAAATAATAACGAATACACGATGAAAGTAGTAAGAAATTCAAAGATGGGTGGACGTACAGAATACTTCGATATCAATGAAGCGACGGATCTTTTCCACAAATTTCAAAAGTCACATGCTATTAATCGCCTCCACTGTGACCTTGGGATGCTAAGCAAAGCTAATTTAGACGAAATTAATAAAATAATTTCTGCAAATTAA
- a CDS encoding histone protein has translation MAKKKAAKKKVAKKATKKKTAKKVAKKATKKKTAKKVAKKATKKKTAKKKVAKKTTKKATKKKTAKKKVAKKTTKKATKKKTAKKKVAKKATKKKTAKKVAKKATKKKTAKKVAKKATKKKTAKKVAKKATKKKTAKKKVAKKTTKKATKKKVAKKATKKTTKKKTAKKATKASPKKKQTKAEREAAAALSREEAIAKYKAEHKAELEAQLADSLKEYEIEDKLAEAEEAKVETIEEAEGSVALEAAENYNDPGPNLQEEYNPDDEQDEKDDMSFGWGYNDAFDSPEEEVSADDLDEDERYALGLETSDEDKDDLY, from the coding sequence ATGGCAAAGAAGAAAGCGGCCAAGAAAAAGGTAGCCAAAAAAGCTACAAAGAAAAAAACTGCAAAGAAAGTAGCTAAAAAAGCTACTAAGAAAAAAACTGCAAAAAAAGTAGCTAAGAAAGCGACAAAGAAAAAAACAGCAAAGAAAAAAGTTGCCAAAAAAACTACAAAGAAAGCAACGAAGAAAAAAACGGCCAAGAAAAAAGTTGCCAAAAAAACGACAAAGAAAGCAACAAAGAAAAAAACGGCCAAGAAAAAGGTAGCCAAAAAAGCTACTAAGAAAAAAACTGCAAAGAAAGTAGCCAAAAAAGCCACTAAGAAAAAAACTGCAAAGAAAGTAGCTAAAAAAGCTACTAAGAAAAAAACTGCAAAGAAAGTAGCTAAAAAAGCGACAAAGAAAAAAACAGCTAAGAAAAAAGTTGCCAAAAAAACGACAAAGAAAGCAACAAAGAAAAAAGTAGCAAAAAAAGCAACGAAGAAAACGACGAAGAAAAAGACTGCTAAAAAAGCAACAAAAGCTTCTCCAAAGAAAAAGCAAACAAAAGCAGAAAGAGAAGCGGCAGCAGCACTTTCTCGTGAAGAGGCCATTGCTAAATACAAAGCTGAGCATAAAGCTGAACTAGAAGCTCAATTAGCAGATTCACTTAAAGAATATGAAATTGAAGATAAACTAGCTGAAGCCGAAGAAGCAAAAGTTGAAACGATTGAGGAAGCTGAAGGAAGCGTTGCTCTTGAAGCGGCTGAAAATTACAACGATCCAGGCCCAAATCTTCAAGAAGAATATAACCCAGATGATGAGCAAGACGAAAAAGATGATATGAGTTTTGGTTGGGGTTATAACGATGCTTTTGACTCTCCAGAAGAGGAAGTATCAGCAGATGATCTAGATGAAGATGAGCGCTATGCACTTGGCCTAGAAACATCTGATGAAGATAAAGACGATTTATATTAA
- the secG gene encoding preprotein translocase subunit SecG, which translates to MVTGLMIFHGVISILLIVTVLLQFGKGAEAGLLGGASEAVFTGSQQGNILSKVTVVLTILFLGNCILLAKIQSGGETKSLLDSAAPVAAPLNSDAQAPATAPEETKTEQAPATK; encoded by the coding sequence ATGGTTACTGGATTAATGATTTTTCACGGTGTTATTTCAATCCTTCTTATCGTTACTGTTTTACTTCAGTTTGGTAAAGGTGCTGAGGCAGGACTTCTAGGTGGTGCATCAGAAGCCGTTTTCACAGGTAGCCAGCAAGGAAATATCTTAAGCAAGGTTACTGTTGTTCTTACGATCCTATTCCTAGGTAATTGTATTCTACTAGCAAAGATTCAATCAGGTGGAGAAACAAAATCACTTCTTGATTCAGCAGCGCCAGTTGCAGCTCCTCTTAACTCTGATGCTCAAGCACCAGCGACAGCTCCAGAAGAAACTAAGACTGAGCAAGCTCCAGCTACAAAATAA
- a CDS encoding Tad domain-containing protein, which yields MTQAKNKHHSQVIKNRKGQISVFFGVTLVAIFSFIAFVVNVGLFVKAKINMQNAVDSAAWSGAAAQARQLSNIAYLNWEMRNTYKEWMFKYYVLGQLANENTHETTGGNQMNFALKRFDETGAGFSSGIQGDHYNIPSICLHFGSENNENLCTIYQIPGLPRFHVAGIPDVSEEFEATMSAFVDLKAKNCMVRSTYNFSAAKNYAFAAGVSQNDIPIAAADRTGSWIQSMELALRMRNLEMIVNRPPVTEGICGGGGAPGCLNPEVLNNENQSMGIPMNDRPLKAYMAAMKNISGGVFKNNTAFANTFVLYELAPDTYNPSPQSLSNFLIPNDASYTNGETVVSAKRYLDLIPMVMNFSTFFTTFAPTTEALSTLGVSDSSGTAAEASCASTKTAFPVPGYILGFYKNPRVVTYYAVKAKAQYTGLLNPFGKPIEMAAYAAAKPFGGRIGPALVAPGSEYSESSYNIPRSDNSGGSRSTDYIMGFSTTNDPRLEDGAKVQGLPLPASNDFFLDVSSSDIAIGGVPSNVDTKFTLPNMIYNLNSETTNDGRLQNLPYNTDLNSPAPVTAGLFTRQQYEDLRRNIPNYTGMQAGVSAQDLIESYKNVRSPTNYDVLNYMVPTLLELETDDDAEHYSTHRYFNRDNETIGYFAPLFHANLLFKDQSNVKGVLYSYIEGLKDSVIVYRKALQAYAQKVRETPAQEADAYVAASKAIFNEDTDGDPSDVSTGTIGGPFGNCQKQSIASRFSYFILGEDQPPSEDNCNTAPLITTIGEYLNNFRGSSSLFYITSYRQNNNAQGPTPLLNNNLMRTGYSPGKDYGSENNGRSSNPLSGRDRNQRRNAYSTKLISLDSISSTDVGYGNNVSNYLESQRGFSPEGETPRTPEDIKTGADTIYNLLPREQLSEFGSDLFF from the coding sequence ATGACACAAGCAAAAAATAAGCATCATTCACAAGTAATTAAAAATAGGAAGGGACAGATTAGTGTCTTCTTTGGTGTTACCCTTGTAGCAATTTTCTCATTTATAGCCTTTGTAGTTAATGTTGGATTATTCGTAAAAGCAAAGATCAATATGCAAAATGCAGTTGACTCTGCTGCATGGTCAGGAGCGGCCGCTCAAGCAAGACAGCTCAGCAATATCGCCTACCTCAATTGGGAAATGAGAAATACTTATAAGGAATGGATGTTTAAGTATTATGTTCTCGGTCAACTGGCCAATGAGAACACTCATGAAACTACTGGTGGAAACCAGATGAATTTTGCCCTTAAACGATTTGACGAGACGGGAGCGGGATTCAGTAGTGGTATTCAAGGCGACCATTATAATATTCCATCAATATGTCTTCACTTCGGTTCTGAAAATAATGAAAACCTTTGTACTATTTATCAGATCCCAGGACTTCCACGATTTCATGTTGCAGGTATTCCTGACGTTAGTGAAGAATTTGAAGCGACGATGAGTGCCTTTGTTGATTTAAAAGCAAAGAACTGTATGGTTCGTTCAACTTATAATTTCTCGGCAGCAAAGAATTATGCTTTTGCTGCGGGTGTTTCACAAAACGATATTCCTATAGCAGCAGCAGATCGTACGGGATCATGGATTCAATCGATGGAACTGGCCCTTCGCATGAGAAATCTTGAAATGATTGTTAACCGTCCTCCTGTAACAGAAGGTATTTGTGGTGGTGGCGGAGCCCCCGGCTGTCTTAACCCGGAAGTACTTAATAATGAAAATCAATCAATGGGGATTCCAATGAATGATCGGCCACTAAAAGCATATATGGCCGCCATGAAAAATATCTCCGGTGGAGTTTTTAAAAATAATACCGCTTTTGCCAATACATTTGTTCTCTACGAGTTAGCACCAGATACTTATAACCCTTCTCCACAATCCCTATCGAATTTCTTAATTCCAAACGATGCATCGTATACGAATGGAGAAACGGTTGTTTCGGCCAAGAGATATCTTGACCTCATCCCAATGGTGATGAATTTCTCAACATTCTTTACAACTTTTGCACCAACGACAGAAGCACTTTCGACTCTAGGTGTATCTGATAGTAGTGGAACGGCCGCTGAAGCCTCATGTGCTTCAACTAAGACGGCCTTTCCTGTTCCTGGCTATATTCTAGGATTTTACAAGAACCCTCGTGTTGTCACTTACTATGCAGTAAAAGCAAAAGCTCAATACACAGGTCTTTTAAACCCATTTGGAAAACCAATTGAGATGGCCGCTTATGCTGCTGCTAAGCCTTTTGGTGGAAGAATAGGGCCAGCACTAGTTGCACCAGGCTCTGAATATTCTGAGTCCAGCTACAATATTCCAAGAAGTGACAATAGCGGAGGCTCACGTAGTACCGATTATATTATGGGCTTTAGTACTACAAATGACCCAAGACTTGAAGATGGGGCCAAGGTTCAGGGGCTACCACTTCCCGCTTCAAATGATTTCTTCTTAGATGTAAGCTCTTCCGATATTGCAATTGGCGGTGTTCCTTCAAATGTCGATACGAAGTTCACTCTTCCCAATATGATTTATAATCTCAACTCTGAAACAACAAACGATGGAAGGCTTCAAAACCTCCCATATAATACAGATCTCAATAGTCCAGCGCCAGTAACAGCAGGGCTTTTCACAAGACAACAATACGAAGACCTAAGAAGAAATATACCTAATTATACTGGGATGCAGGCCGGTGTTTCAGCTCAGGATCTAATTGAGAGTTATAAGAATGTAAGATCTCCTACCAATTATGACGTTCTAAATTATATGGTTCCAACACTTCTTGAGCTTGAGACAGATGATGATGCTGAACACTACTCAACACATCGCTACTTTAACCGTGATAATGAAACGATAGGATATTTTGCTCCTCTATTTCACGCAAACCTTCTCTTTAAAGACCAGTCTAATGTAAAGGGAGTACTTTACAGCTATATTGAAGGCCTAAAGGATTCAGTTATTGTTTATCGTAAGGCACTACAAGCCTATGCTCAAAAAGTAAGAGAAACTCCTGCTCAAGAAGCAGATGCCTATGTTGCCGCTTCAAAGGCCATCTTCAATGAAGATACAGATGGCGATCCTAGCGATGTCTCAACTGGAACAATTGGTGGACCTTTTGGAAATTGCCAAAAACAAAGTATCGCCTCTCGCTTTAGCTATTTTATATTAGGTGAAGACCAGCCACCATCAGAAGATAATTGTAATACCGCTCCTCTAATAACAACAATTGGTGAGTACTTAAACAATTTTCGAGGAAGCTCAAGCTTGTTCTATATAACGTCATATAGACAAAACAACAACGCACAGGGTCCAACACCACTCCTCAATAATAATTTAATGAGAACTGGATACTCACCAGGAAAGGATTATGGTTCAGAAAATAATGGCCGTTCATCAAATCCACTATCAGGACGTGACCGTAACCAGCGACGTAATGCCTACTCTACAAAGTTAATAAGTCTCGACTCGATTTCTAGCACAGATGTCGGTTATGGGAATAATGTTTCAAATTACCTGGAGTCTCAAAGGGGCTTCTCACCAGAAGGTGAAACACCGCGTACTCCTGAAGATATCAAGACAGGAGCAGATACTATTTACAATCTACTGCCAAGAGAACAGCTTAGTGAATTTGGTAGTGACTTATTCTTTTAA
- a CDS encoding glutaredoxin family protein: MKLELYYYDSCPFCQIVLQAVKELDINLTYCDIMNDTSALERHIKTTGRRTVPCLYIDGEPMFESRDIINWLTQNKEKLK, from the coding sequence ATGAAACTAGAACTATACTATTACGACTCATGTCCTTTTTGCCAAATTGTCCTTCAGGCAGTGAAAGAACTAGATATTAATCTAACTTATTGCGATATAATGAATGACACATCAGCTCTAGAAAGGCATATTAAGACTACAGGACGACGTACAGTTCCTTGCTTATACATTGATGGAGAACCAATGTTTGAGTCGCGAGATATCATCAACTGGTTAACGCAAAACAAAGAAAAACTAAAATAA
- a CDS encoding ankyrin repeat domain-containing protein — MSQLRILTLLTILVSCGSLEQYGDLLPLNKVESNEMLLSETEEAEYRYLADLYGLSEEELRIKDDKPKRVVQTEKDWDLEQVNLNEIENTSFVINDYEVTFVEDKFKHERQLVEEAKASEARKSRGIASIPEVSEVHKKRRPASLFAMAKKSTPESIRYIVKKKGLDVNKKNGQGDTPLHIALKNNRFENVRALLRLKADPNIPDASGKSVAQYAQEMELNSILKLINRR, encoded by the coding sequence ATGAGTCAGTTAAGAATTTTAACATTACTTACTATTTTAGTGTCTTGCGGAAGTCTTGAGCAGTATGGAGACCTACTGCCTTTAAACAAGGTCGAAAGCAATGAGATGCTTTTATCAGAAACTGAAGAAGCAGAATATCGCTATCTTGCAGACCTTTATGGGCTTTCCGAAGAAGAGCTCAGAATTAAAGATGATAAGCCAAAGAGAGTTGTTCAAACCGAAAAAGATTGGGACCTTGAGCAAGTTAATCTAAATGAAATTGAAAATACTTCATTTGTAATCAATGATTATGAAGTTACTTTTGTGGAAGATAAGTTTAAGCATGAGCGTCAGCTTGTTGAGGAAGCTAAGGCATCTGAAGCGAGAAAGTCTCGCGGCATCGCTTCGATTCCAGAAGTAAGCGAAGTTCATAAGAAGAGAAGGCCAGCAAGTCTATTTGCCATGGCCAAAAAATCAACACCAGAGTCGATTCGCTATATTGTGAAGAAGAAAGGTCTTGATGTTAATAAGAAAAATGGTCAAGGGGATACACCTCTTCACATTGCTTTAAAGAATAATCGCTTTGAAAATGTAAGAGCACTTCTTCGACTAAAGGCAGATCCAAATATTCCAGATGCTTCAGGTAAGAGCGTTGCTCAATATGCGCAAGAGATGGAATTAAACTCAATTTTAAAATTAATCAATCGCAGATAA